Part of the Myxocyprinus asiaticus isolate MX2 ecotype Aquarium Trade chromosome 17, UBuf_Myxa_2, whole genome shotgun sequence genome, ccgccacctggattgaggtgagtaaccacagcacgaggacctactaagtagtgggaattaggcattccaaattccaaaaagaagaaaaaaaaaacaaaaatccacTAGAGATAGAGATGCTGTGGactgacctcaagagagccgttcacaccagacatcataagaatatgtctgagctgaagcagttctgtacggaagaatgatccaaaattccttctgaacgttgtgcaggtctaatccgcagaacacttggttgaggttattgatgCCAAAgtaggatcgaccagttattaaatccaagggttcacttactttttccacagcactgtgaatgtttaatgggatgtgtccaataaagacatgaaagattataattgtgtgttgttagattaagcacattgtgtttgtctatacttgtaactgatgaagatgagatcacattttatgagaaattaatgcagaaaaccaactaattccaaagggttcacttactttttctggCCACTGTAAATaaaatccccatgtagcagatctagacctgTGCATccggggaggaggagggtttcagagaaaactctcacaGCTTGCTGCACTGAAACTGGCTTACTTGCAAACCAAGCAAATTTAAACATAAGTTAAAGAGAGAATACGCAAGTTTatttggctacccgattacacatcaaaggacctatcagcttatgCCATGTGAGCCAATTTGCTTGACATATCATATGTGAGTGAGCTGACTGGCTAACAAGCAAGTTTAAAGAACCTACCAgcttgcaccattcagagtttGATGCCTGAGCTTAGTCATTTTATGAGCGCAAATATGGGCTAGACGTGACCTTCGGTGGAAGGGAAGATTATAAAAGAATAACGGCTTAAATCTAGGTCTGTTTTTGACACAAAGCTATCGTTTCGATTCTCTGATGAAACTTTTATGGTATTGCTGTGCTTTTGGGGGCTTGACAGTTGTGATCACTATGAACGGTTGTTGTATAGAGCTCTGTAAagattattttctcttttctccttttgtattccatggaaataAAACCAGCACTGGGCAAAGAGGATTTGAACTCACCCATTTGAGTCAGGACAGGAAACATCTGCTCAAGGAAATGATTTTCTTGAACTTCTTGAAGACAAATAACCTACAGTATACACATGCAGAGAAGATGATATTAATGACAATAAACCTGGTGCATGTAATGCATGTCACAATGTCTTGCAGCTTTACAAAGAGGCTATTATTGAAGAATGACGAAGTTAAAAACTATATCTGACCAGAAAGCAAACCCGCAGCCAATGAGTAAGCGTAATCTTACTTAGAAATCAACCTAGCTCTTTCCGCACAGCACATTCCCCACTCTATGAAGACAACGCATCTCAtttcatgttctttgtgtttattgaaaAGACTCCTTGTTGTCTTACATCAGGCTCCCAGGTCTTCAGCTCCTCCAGTATGGTCTGGAGGCGGTTTTCCCACACTAACACGTCCtctgtgcagtgtgtgtacaGCTCTCTGTTCATCTCCAGCAGATCCTGAGACAGGACGTTGTAAGACATCACACTGAACTCAAACACAGAAGCAGGATCTGCACAGGCGTCAGCGTGGGTTTTACTAAGGTCCTCCCATACTCTCCACAtcacttgaaaaaagaaaatatttgtatgGTTTACAAAGGACATCACATACAGTCCTTCTATGGAAGACATTTGTATAAAGATGACATCTACAAGCGGTTATGAGCACTGTAAGGCCCAGATTTCTCAGCACGGTTTGCTGACCATACTCAGGACAGATGGTGCATTCATGTCCTCCTAGGAAGTTTGTACTAACAAGGTCGGAAATCTTAAATAAGGTGTGATGTGCGTTCAAGTGGTTTTAGTAAAAAAGAACCGACctgttttgtatttatatatttcgttcttttttttccacttacTAGCGAAGGCAGGACGCTTTTTAGCTCCAAAGCAACAAAATGATaaggtgtgtaattaatgctttatctatCTTTTTTATCAATCTTGTGCGGCTACATATAATAATGGGAAATTTAGTTTTGTTGCAAACGCTTGTCGCTGCATTAACCaactcgaaaaaaaaaaaaaattttaatacgAGTTTCTCACTCGTAATTAGGACTTTGTGGTGGCTTCACTCAAAAATACGATCATTCCAACATAAACTGTGCTGGTAGAAAAACGCCTGTAGTGACGTGGCgactcacgattggtcacttgcACAGTGAGTCCATTCAAATCCTGATTTCACAGCACCAAAGCGGAAAAAGAAAACGTACTTGTCAACGAGCCCAGATCAGTTCTGAATAGCACGGTTCCGCAACATGATCCATTCAGGCCCGATGGTGGGTGGAAAGGCGGCTATTATGTAACATATAGAGATGTCAAAAGTATTGGTACTTTGctaccaagtcaatactaaaataaaaagatgtgACGATCTGCAGACTTTCTGCAGCTTTAGAAGTAACGACTCATTTTGGTACCTGCATGTTTGAATGATGGACATGCTTATGAGCATGTGTGCTTTGCAAGCGCAGTTATGTGGAAACGTGCCtaaatgataaaatacattttaaaatgtattcaaaataaccGTTTTGGTGACGTATTAATCGCAAACACATTCACAGTATtgtatctaataatcagaatatacCAGTTGCCTATTGcctatttcattatatttttcaatttctgaatgtttacttgaatacttgacaTTGTTGTTAGCCCTATCTAAACAACttcaagcactgttttcttaatttgtatgagtttttaatttgttaaattgCTTGTAATCTGTTTCTTTGTTCGTAttgtattactgactgtttacttgtctttACTAATTACTTGAGACCATAAAACAATGTTACTAATGTTAAAGTAATGTAGCTTAATAAACAAGTTAcatccttgatcttttgacaaataaggtcattgtactataaaaacatcatgtaagtttcagagctcaaaacttcctccccaatgcaaaaagagcatttattgaaaccaagctgcaaaaatgtctcGTTTGGATCTTCCGTACTTTCTGACGTCACACGGATGAATACATCAGCACGACACCTACTTTTACATCATCGCCCTCTGGCGCTCAGTCGGTTAACTGCTGAGGAGAGAGTACCCACCTCACGATTACAATTGCTGTAGTTGTTAGTTAACAATAAGATTGTGATTTCTGTGAAGACTGCCAAACGCTGTGCCGTTCCTGACTGTGGAAAACCAGCGTCTCTGCATAGCCTTAAGATATTTTGTGCCTAACTGAAATGCAGCAACCTGTAAGTACCCGATTTCATTTGAATGCTATTGTTTCATCTGTTAATGACTGTTTAATATGTAAGAAATAATGAACAGCGAGCTCTTCTTTACCacaaaataaatgatgagaaatccAACGTGGAGCGGATCGGTCTTATTACACgattacttaccaaataaatacatgATTGTATATGAAATATTGACAAGAgatttaataatttgtttatgcAAGAATAAAGCATAGTGCGGAGTGCAACGAAAGACAATGGTGTAATATAAGCTAGTAAGCATGCCAATTGTCTCAACTGTTTTATATTAGCAAGGACATTCTGTGTTTTGGCCGAAATGAATGCGTCACGAGGTccattgtcccatatttaagcagcGAAACAGTCGAGGGTGATCCCCTCCCCCGGGTTGACTAGCTAAACAATCGAAGAAGGCTACCTACCCAGCGCACAGCCCGCATTTCCCAATACAGGATGTGTATTGAATGGCCACACAACAGAGGGAAATCCCTGGGCCAAGCGTCCACCTACAGctggatacagatttattaacccttcaTATTTACGGCGTGTCTCAGTctggactattttcactgttgtcagctttaaatagcattattttatcaccaaatcTTTGTTCAGTTTTCGGATGTTATTTTAGTAGCAGTTTGATTGTGTGCTTTGCGTAAAATGGGACATTAAGTGCTTTTAGAATTCCTTCATTCTTGGAAAAAACAGTTCCACGTGTGTTGGCGCGGGGTGTTTGTGCTgcaaagatgttagccaatcataacacagtGGGCGTGTgtgttgaagtcttaaaggggacagcaccgagtgtttcagacagagggccagagacagggtggaaaaaggtCAGTTAATActacattatgactgttttttgtgaaaaaacatttactaatattataactgaacctcaagaaaaaaaataaagtttaaaaaaaagcatgacatgacccctttaatattaatacatattaattttagtttttgctTCGGTATTAAAATTGTTACCGAGAATCTAGAAATTGGTATTGGTACCAACTActaaaattttggtattgtgataaccCTAGTAACATATGTTATAAAATAGATAGTTCCAGCCCTACATTGGGATGAGTTGCTTTCGGAGTTGTTGTACAATACAGATAAACACAGACCAGTGACTGCACATTCCGTATTAATACGccaagttgctacattgcttggtaaccataaacagcctacaccctgtctacaccagacacgaCCAATGTCACGACACAACGACTTGACACCGTCTACACTGCCACGTCGAAGTGAACAGTCTCAAAATATGCCGTGCATGAATAATCAGCTGTGAGCTGTAGCACCAAGCGCGTCAGAAATAGAACGGGGTGTCAGTAAACTGTTGGCGATGACGCGACACATGATGGTCGCATCCATTGTAGACAGCATTCTTGATTTCAGTGGGAACGATTTGCTTTTTGATGTGACTCATCGTGCTGCTTGCATCTGATGTGGACAGGGTGTTACAGTTAGAGTCCATTTCCTATCTTTAATAAATCTAACGATTTATTGAAAATTGGTGTCTGTTATCGTATTACTGTTTAACACCATATTAACAccattgtataaaagcaataagccatgagaggctgtgcgttactgtgattttaccacAATTAAGGACCCCATTGTCTTGACGAATACAGGTATACGGTTTTCTTTCCTGTTTTTcccatatttcctattgaaacagaaagttgGGGCTCATCCCTTTTTTTAAACAACCAATAGCAAACTATGATTTTTTACTTGCCATTCTAGTCAGAAGTAggtgcaatagagcgcaacagtgcccggccactttttcagccatctttgttcattgtaagtatttttcccattcattttttctataGGGATTTTATCAAATCCTTCacaaaagagttgtaagccatgaaccaaaccaaccagcactgaggggaatcacaacattacaaacattcAAGTGAAATAGTAttagaaaatcaaacaaaaagacaaagatgcaAGATACACtaatgaggaaatgaactacaaccacctgaagcattgcgaataatgtaatcaatttaaaaacattgattgttgattataattatagaaacaatatattttgtttttactgtaaaatattcagCCACTAGGTTGTGTCACTCAAAGTGTATCATGGCATGgcagtgggcggagctgcagagcttCAGGATTATGGGGAGTGTAGTTCTTCaacaggaattccgctattaaatacgattttttgaaaatgaagttgaaataacgcagtcttcaacagaagcatttaccatcGATTAACTGTCGTCTGTCTTTAagttatcatttaaaatcagttcccctatggagagaatgaatgggatttttaataacaataataatatatattgttAAATTGTTGCACTCTGTTAGGGGGAGGGGCAAATTTCACTCTAGAGAGTATTTAATTGGACCAAAAATTGGATATGCTCATAAGCCCAAGATGATGTCATCACTATTTTTGGTCAATTTTTCTGAAAGAGAAAAGACTGTGGATATCtggtaaaagtacattttatcaACATTTAGGTGCACATtggcatatagatgacctcaattccaattttgatttcatggggtatCATGGGCTTCATGGTGAAATACACAGAGAGATTTGTACTATGTGAGATTAATTTAAGAGTCGCACCTTCAATATTGTTATTGTCTTGAAATGCAGGATAGTAACTGACACCAGGAAACTGCACATAAGGGCAGTAACACATCTGTGACAGCCCAGCGCCCACTGGAAAATGCCACCCGACGGGCTCCACGGGCATCTGTACATGCTCAGCATCTGCAAGGAAAGCCGCCAAATGGAACACAGGACTGCTGTTTGAGAATGAAGCTGCATTTCCTGCGTCACAATCAAACCCGAGCAAAACATCAAAGGAACATGCGCTGGGATGCGTGTCTCGTTCAGGCACAGATGAATCCTTTTCACCATCATCATATTCAGTGGAGCCTGTTTCAACACATGAATCACTCGCTTCAACATTTGAATGATCATCAGCTGTTGGATCCAGAGAGAGGTTGCTTACATCAGCGCAGACGTCAAGAGGGCTGGTGTAAGCATCTTCATTGAAGCCGGCGAACATGTCTTCAGATTTTGAGTGACTTTCAAACTCATTTATCACCTGAGCGCAATCTTGGCTGGATTCTTCTAGACACCTGACCACAGATGCTGCAAGCTCTACTTCTTGTATCACCAAAGGCAATCCGTTGTTGTCCAGGCTTTCTGTCTGCTCTGACTGGTGACACTCGTCCTCTCTCTGTCCGACCACACCGGCGTTCTCCTCTTCCTGTACAGGTGTTACATAAGGTTTGAACTCATGATCATAACAGAGTGATTCTAGTGTGTCTTCATGTATCAGCTCCTCCTGTGGTCTCCACTCCAGTTCATCTAACACCTCACTGCCATCCAAGACAGCCTCCTCCTGCACCACTCCCTGTGTGTTCCCGCTCTCTGTGCGCTCtggattgggaatgacagcagtGTTTTGTGTGCTGTTCCACTGCTGCTCTGTAAGTGGTCTGTATGGAGCTCCGCCAGCATCACACACTTTGCCATTAATGTACACACACGCTGCCTGCTGCCACAACTCTGTGGAAAGAAGAGAAAAATGTGacacataaaaagtattaaaacaaaCTAGATTTGCTTTTCACTGAAGAGAAGCAGCATCAGTAGAATTGTGTCATACTTCTAGGTAGAGGCTGGATTTCACTACACAATTTTTAAAATCCGGACAGATTTTAACATACAAGGCATCACACGCTTACAGAACACCAAAACAGCCGGCACACCTGAGACTGAAATTATCTAGAAAACAAAGTTCAAATGGAGTCTGTAAGTAAAGCGGTTCAGACTGAATTGATTGAAGAAGTTTAATACTTTCTGTTATTAACCAGAATATCAGTACAGTGCTGCTTTGCACCACAAAGTACTACCAGGGATTTTTGATAAACTACCTTGGTAATACCTCTGGTGCACTAGGAGTGCCCCATAACAATGAAATGAAGAAATCAATTATCAGTTTACTAATTCAAAcataaagtaaataaatcaatcacactttttaataaacaaatagacAAATTAATAGGCATATTTAAACTGgtttgttttaattaataattcatgtttgaaaatatagttaaatataaaatgataaattaaatcatttttaatttgacaaatacatagatattttaaaactttttttaattaatgtttttaaatttagttaaatataaaactaaaataataaattaatgaatatttttattgcatttaaaaaaaaaaagcatttgccaatggcttttctatATTTATTTGCCACTTGAgataaagcaatagttcacccaaaaattaaaatgtaacgcatcatttacttgccatcatgccatctgtttctcacccacacctatcatatcacttctgaagacatggattaaaccactggagtcttatggattacttttatgatggctttatgtgcttttttcagcttcaaagatctggtcaccattcacttgcattgtatgaacctacagagctgagatattcttctaaaaatcttcatttgtgttctgcagaagaaagaaaatcatacacatctgggatggcatgagagaattttcattttggggtgaactgtccctttaaaaaatgCCAGTTGACAATTCActcgtgggagcaaccaatgaactttcatctcagttataagacacaccccctctcccacatGCCACTCAAAGTAGATATAAGTAAACTGTCACGTACCATGGCAACACCGTGTTTTTCGACATGTATcatagtattctttgaattaccttggaGTGTACACACTTGTAcattaatatggtaatcattgAGCATCATGATATAGGAGAGTGGGGCAAGTTGTCAAACCTTTACTCAAGTGAATATTTCAGAGGAtaggtttatttttaaatgataactTCCATAGAGACACAAACCTTAAAGTCTTGAATGCAAAGAAAACTATATAGTTTTTACTGTTATTCACAAGGGAATACAAATATACAGATCATTTAGTGTTATCACTCTATATGGCATAAGCTGCCACAATGGGAAACTGTCTTTGAACATCCTTAACCCTTGAATGCACTtatgggtcattttgacccgtttgaacttttaacactgatttacatcaacttaaCTTTAACTTTTCGGCCTAAAACAGGTGATTTGATgaataatttaaaatgattaatttcatgcatttataaacacacacacaaacacatacgttGTCACAATATTATTAGCTCAAAAACAATGGGAGTCAATGGAGACAAatggaaacaaacacacaaacaaacaaacaaacatgaattgCATTCAAGAGTTAAAAAAGGCTTTTCAGAAATATTGAAACAGTTAAACTattatgaaatacaaaaataaaaagtaacactaaaaaaatattgaaacattgttttggctgacAAAAATGATGGTAAATAACTCACAAATGTGAGAACTTGCCCTATTAAATTTAATGTCACAGTGTGGTACTGTTTTTACCCAACCCAACACATTTAGTCGcatatgataaaaatatgattatattgcacctgacacatttgtgtaattggataGTCACTGAGATATAgcctttgtgacaacttgccccagtctcccctatctgataccatcactgtaccatggtactgctacAGTACTTTTTTTGCAAGGCACAGATGAACTCTTTTAAGTATTTATCGCCTGATTTTGTCACAAAAacactgtggcagtaccatgatcagtgttgggtgtaatgcattactaagtaattaattactgtaattaaattactttttcattgaaaaaagtaaagtgattactcttaatttttcggtaatttaattacagttgcttctgatgtaattgtgttaaattctgtatagactatagaacaattctatataaaacaatagtgaatttaaaatagaaatttaacgtctaatgttaagatttatgttttctaatttaacgccgcccctttaaattctttggccagttcatgaataatttatttgattttatttgatttatttgtaagaattaaaagaacagtttcatgtctatccttcaTGTATTTTTCATCCGGtggaggttgatcagggttttagaaagtaattagtaatgcaattacttttcagacagagtaattagtacagtaatctaattacactgaagaagatgtaattagtagttagtaattcattacttttttagagtaacttatccaacactgaccatggtacaatgatggtatcatatggtaatacttttagacatgtaccatggtactctATGATTACTATTTATATTTACTGTGGTATTCACAAGGAACTTCAACAAATGCCGTCTGATCATGCAACATGTCCATAAAAACATGGCAGTACACTGCAGTAGTGCTGTGTGGATTCATTATTAAAGGCCTTCAGAATTAAATATCAACTTTGTGTTGTTTAAGTGTATCAGCTGTG contains:
- the angel1 gene encoding protein angel homolog 1 isoform X1; translated protein: MLIMIVTVMFYALYPLTRFISRVSELWQQAACVYINGKVCDAGGAPYRPLTEQQWNSTQNTAVIPNPERTESGNTQGVVQEEAVLDGSEVLDELEWRPQEELIHEDTLESLCYDHEFKPYVTPVQEEENAGVVGQREDECHQSEQTESLDNNGLPLVIQEVELAASVVRCLEESSQDCAQVINEFESHSKSEDMFAGFNEDAYTSPLDVCADVSNLSLDPTADDHSNVEASDSCVETGSTEYDDGEKDSSVPERDTHPSACSFDVLLGFDCDAGNAASFSNSSPVFHLAAFLADAEHVQMPVEPVGWHFPVGAGLSQMCYCPYVQFPGVSYYPAFQDNNNIEVMWRVWEDLSKTHADACADPASVFEFSVMSYNVLSQDLLEMNRELYTHCTEDVLVWENRLQTILEELKTWEPDVICLQEVQENHFLEQMFPVLTQMGYTCIYKRRTGTKTDGCAVCYHGDRFTQLSVNLLEFHRSDCELLDRDNVAIVLLLQPITEQDAALRPICVANTHLLFNPRRGDVKLAQLAILFAEIDMMMKQCKSEGRSCEVILCGDLNCLPNTPLWQFITTGQLYYHGLPAWMVSGQIDLSNKFHHRRLFAPLWPVSLGINENCQYRTQSDTQVKGSGSLLEHHTDRGKLQYSHDFLRQLRYCQMACVRPPDLEFIPGVTDNTPDVEEIQMFSPKFRHSLYHSLRLTSAYSHIHPDTQSSAVTTLNSEGGAMVDYIFYSTQTNYCGGCTESDGGLKLIGRLSLLPESELWSLKGLPNETFPSDHLSLLVRFQFC
- the angel1 gene encoding protein angel homolog 1 isoform X2, translated to MLIMIVTVMFYALYPLTRFISRVSELWQQAACVYINGKVCDAGGAPYRPLTEQQWNSTQNTAVIPNPERTESGNTQGVVQEEAVLDGSEVLDELEWRPQEELIHEDTLESLCYDHEFKPYVTPVQEEENAGVVGQREDECHQSEQTESLDNNGLPLVIQEVELAASVVRCLEESSQDCAQVINEFESHSKSEDMFAGFNEDAYTSPLDVCADVSNLSLDPTADDHSNVEASDSCVETGSTEYDDGEKDSSVPERDTHPSACSFDVLLGFDCDAGNAASFSNSSPVFHLAAFLADAEHVQMPVEPVGWHFPVGAGLSQMCYCPYVQFPGVSYYPAFQDNNNIEVMWRVWEDLSKTHADACADPASVFEFSVMSYNVLSQDLLEMNRELYTHCTEDVLVWENRLQTILEELKTWEPDVICLQEVQENHFLEQMFPVLTQMGYTCIYKRRTGTKTDGCAVCYHGDRFTQLSVNLLEFHRSDCELLDRDNVAIVLLLQPITEQDAALRPICVANTHLLFNPRRGDVKLAQLAILFAEIDMMMKQCKSEGRSCEVILCGDLNCLPNTPLWQFITTGQLYYHGLPAWMVSGQIDLSNKFHHRRLFAPLWPVSLGINENCQYRTQSDTQVKGSGKLQYSHDFLRQLRYCQMACVRPPDLEFIPGVTDNTPDVEEIQMFSPKFRHSLYHSLRLTSAYSHIHPDTQSSAVTTLNSEGGAMVDYIFYSTQTNYCGGCTESDGGLKLIGRLSLLPESELWSLKGLPNETFPSDHLSLLVRFQFC